One window of Papaver somniferum cultivar HN1 chromosome 9, ASM357369v1, whole genome shotgun sequence genomic DNA carries:
- the LOC113311744 gene encoding uncharacterized protein LOC113311744: protein MENFGDFISQHDLIDLPLKGARYIWSNGQSNHVMCRLDRFLISPAFESHFPFVSQLAKSRPTSDHIPILLDISDPSWGPSPFRFEIMWFLENGFIELLENWWTSFCFTGTSSTILWCKLKALKEKLKEWNKLTFGNTNIKLNLLLSEIQDLDSLAEDTLLSDSQMQELVGWKKDFERVTRMKEVSWRIKSNTRWLQEGDKNTAFFIRKTSAKRRYDRIKKLYIDGALVDDRQKLQEHIVSFYENLFREEEIIKPVLEGINFDNINSIESGILDADFSEAEILQAIQDLDHDKAPGPGGFPIMFFHKCWSFIKTDIMGTMKEFCDTKII, encoded by the coding sequence ATGGAAAACTTCGGTGACTTCATCTCTCAACATGATCTTATTGATCTTCCCCTAAAAGGAGCTAGATATATCTGGTCAAATGGTCAATCTAATCATGTTATGTGTAGACTTGATCGATTCCTTATCTCTCCAGCATTTGAGTCTCATTTTCCCTTTGTCTCTCAACTAGCCAAATCTAGACCTACCTCTGATCACATCCCAATTCTCTTAGACATTTCAGACCCTTCTTGGGGACCTAGTCCATTTAGGTTTGAGATCATGTGGTTTTTGGAGAATGGCTTCATTGAATTATTAGAAAATTGGTGGACTTCTTTTTGTTTTACAGGTACCTCAAGTACAATCCTTTGGTGCAAACTTAAAGCACTGAAGGAAAAACTTAAGGAATGGAACAAGCTCACTTTTGGCAATACAAATATAAAGTTGAATCTGTTGTTGTCAGAAATCCAAGATCTTGATAGTTTGGCTGAAGATACTTTGTTATCTGATTCACAGATGCAAGAGTTGGTGGGCTGGAAAAAGGACTTTGAAAGGGTAACAAGAATGAAGGAGGTCTCCTGGAGGATTAAATCCAATACTAGGTGGTTGCAAGAAGGAGACAAGAATACTGCTTTTTTTATCAGGAAGACAAGTGCAAAAAGAAGGTACGATAGAATCAAGAAATTGTACATTGATGGGGCCTTGGTTGACGACAGACAAAAGCTGCAAGAACATATTGTAAGTTTTTATGAGAATCTTTTTAGGGAAGAGGAGATTATCAAACCTGTTTTGGAAGGTATTAATTTTGATAACATCAATTCTATTGAATCGGGTATTCTGGATGCTGACTTCTCTGAAGCTGAAATTTTACAGGCAATTCAAGATCTAGACCATGATAAGGCACCAGGCCCAGGCGGCTTCCCCATTATGTTCTTTCATAAATGCTGGAGTTTCATTAAAACTGACATTATGGGAACAATGAAGGAATTCTGTGATACAAAGATCATATAG
- the LOC113308841 gene encoding uncharacterized protein LOC113308841, with the protein MRMLNLKSVQCWRVDAGRLKPVQPGPCSPLPAQTVLFMKPQSATSFFCFSSTMLSSLRRSVSTSFNRVNYLINSCGLSEVEATAASKTVNFSTSTNPDSVLALLEINGFTKPHISRTISKFPSILICNPQKTLEPKFDFFKSEGFFSGIELAKFFSSNPTILESSLQDRIVPCCDTLKNIFEDDQNVVDIIKRHSWLLTGNFGIKDMMVNIGILRDEGVPQPDVIKLLIKQPSALTISTSKFKEIVQEINSMGFHPSKPMFLTCLEGLTSMSKATWEAKVNVYKKWGWSENEIQSAFEKHPQCMIQSEKKTMSTMDYLVNEMGYDQSLIAKCPRILTYSLEKRIMPRCDVIQLLVSQGQIKKPALSAILTICENAFLKKYVNKYEAKVPELLKVYRTSLDSTS; encoded by the exons ATGAGAATGCTAAACTTGAAATCTGTCCAGTGTTGGAGAGTGGATGCCGGTAGGCTAAAACCGGTCCAACCCGGACCATGCTCACCCCTGCCGGCGCAGACAGTACTATTTATGAAACCCCAATCTGCAACCTCTTTCTTCTGCTTTTCTTCGACAATGTTATCTTCTCTTCGCCGTTCAGTGTCAACAAGCTTCAATAGAG TGAATTACTTAATCAATTCATGTGGATTATCTGAGGTTGAAGCTACTGCTGCTTCCAAAACTGTCAATTTCAGTACTTCAACAAACCCAGATTCAGTTCTCGCTCTACTTGAAATCAACGGATTTACTAAACCTCACATTTCCAGAACAATTTCTAAGTTTCCCTCAATACTTATATGCAATCCTCAGAAAACCCTTGAACCAAAATTCGATTTTTTCAAATCTGAAGGGTTTTTTTCTGGAATTGAACTTGCCAAGTTCTTCTCCAGTAACCCAACTATCCTTGAAAGTAGCTTACAAGACAGAATAGTACCTTGCTGTGATACCCTTAAGAACATTTTTGAGGATGACCAGAATGTAGTTGACATTATCAAACGCCATTCTTGGCTTCTCACTGGAAATTTTGGTATAAAAGATATGATGGTGAATATTGGGATTTTGAGAGATGAAGGTGTCCCTCAACCCGATGTTATTAAGTTGCTTATCAAGCAACCAAGTGCACTTACGATTAGCACCAGTAAATTTAAGGAGATTGTACAAGAGATTAACAGTATGGGTTTTCATCCTTCAAAACCTATGTTTCTTACTTGTCTCGAGGGATTGACATCCATGAGCAAAGCCACCTGGGAAGCAAAAGTGAACGTTTACAAGAAATGGGGTTGGTCGGAAAACGAAATTCAAAGTGCATTTGAGAAGCATCCTCAGTGTATGATCCAATCTGAGAAGAAGACAATGTCCACAATGGATTATCTTGTGAATGAAATGGGCTATGATCAATCACTTATTGCCAAATGTCCAAGGATTCTTACTTATAGCTTGGAGAAGAGGATTATGCCTAGATGCGATGTTATTCAGCTTCTTGTCTCCCAGGGACAGATTAAGAAACCTGCCTTAAGTGCAATATTAACAATCTGTGAGAATGCTTTCTTGAAGAAGTATGTGAACAAGTATGAGGCGAAAGTTCCAGAACTATTGAAGGTATACCGTACTTCACTAGATAGTACTTCTTAA